A DNA window from Enterobacter cloacae subsp. cloacae ATCC 13047 contains the following coding sequences:
- the gorA gene encoding glutathione-disulfide reductase: MTKHYDYIAIGGGSGGIASINRAAMYGQKCALIEAKALGGTCVNVGCVPKKVMWHAAQIREAIHMYGPDYGFDTTINHFDWEKLIASRTAYIDRIHTSYDNVLGKNNVDVIHGFARFVDAKTIEVNGETITADHILIATGGRPSHPNIPGAEYGIDSDGFFVLPALPERVAVVGAGYIAVELAGVINGLGAEAHLFVRKHAPLRSFDPLIVDTLVEVMNTEGPTLHTNAVPKAVIKNADGSLTLELEDGRSQTVDCLIWAIGREPANDNFNLAVTGVKTDEKGYIVVDKFQNTSVPGIYAVGDNTGAVELTPVAVAAGRRLSERLFNNKPDEHLDYSNIPTVVFSHPPIGTVGLTEPQAREQYGDDQVKVYKSAFTAMYTAVTSHRQPCRMKLVCVGPEEKIVGIHGIGFGMDEILQGFAVALKMGATKKDFDNTVAIHPTAAEEFVTMR, encoded by the coding sequence ATGACTAAGCATTATGACTACATCGCAATCGGCGGCGGTAGCGGCGGCATCGCCTCCATCAACCGTGCGGCCATGTATGGCCAGAAGTGTGCGCTGATTGAAGCCAAAGCGCTGGGCGGCACCTGCGTCAACGTGGGTTGTGTACCGAAAAAGGTGATGTGGCATGCGGCGCAAATCCGTGAAGCCATCCATATGTATGGCCCGGATTACGGCTTTGACACCACCATCAACCACTTCGACTGGGAGAAGCTGATCGCCAGCCGTACCGCCTACATCGACCGCATTCACACTTCGTACGATAACGTGCTGGGTAAGAACAACGTAGATGTGATCCACGGCTTCGCCCGCTTTGTGGACGCGAAAACGATCGAAGTGAACGGGGAGACGATCACTGCCGATCATATCCTGATCGCTACCGGCGGCCGTCCGAGCCACCCGAACATCCCGGGTGCCGAATACGGCATCGACTCCGACGGTTTCTTCGTGCTGCCAGCCCTGCCAGAGCGCGTTGCGGTGGTGGGCGCGGGTTATATCGCGGTCGAACTGGCCGGTGTGATTAACGGTCTGGGCGCTGAAGCGCACCTGTTCGTGCGTAAACATGCGCCGCTGCGCAGCTTTGATCCGCTGATCGTCGACACCTTAGTAGAAGTGATGAACACCGAAGGTCCAACCCTGCATACCAACGCCGTGCCAAAAGCGGTGATTAAAAATGCAGACGGCAGCCTGACCCTGGAGCTGGAAGATGGTCGCAGCCAGACCGTCGACTGCCTGATCTGGGCGATTGGCCGTGAACCGGCGAATGACAACTTCAACCTGGCCGTAACCGGCGTGAAAACCGATGAAAAAGGCTATATCGTCGTCGATAAATTCCAGAACACCAGCGTGCCGGGCATTTACGCGGTGGGCGATAACACCGGTGCCGTTGAACTGACCCCGGTGGCCGTTGCGGCGGGGCGTCGCCTTTCCGAGCGTCTGTTCAACAACAAGCCGGACGAGCACCTGGATTACAGCAACATCCCGACCGTGGTCTTCAGCCACCCGCCTATCGGCACCGTCGGTTTAACCGAGCCGCAGGCGCGCGAGCAGTATGGCGACGATCAGGTGAAAGTGTATAAATCTGCGTTTACCGCAATGTATACCGCCGTCACCTCGCACCGTCAGCCGTGCCGCATGAAGCTGGTCTGCGTGGGCCCGGAAGAGAAGATTGTCGGTATCCACGGCATTGGCTT
- a CDS encoding 23S rRNA (adenine(2030)-N(6))-methyltransferase RlmJ translates to MLSYRHSFHAGNHADVLKHTVQSLIIESLKEKEKPFLYLDTHAGAGRYQLSGEHAERTGEYLEGIARIWQQDDLPTELEPYIGVVNHFNRNGQLRYYPGSPLIARQLLREQDSLQLTELHPSDFPLLRSEFQKDSRARVDKADGYLQLKAKLPPVSRRGLVLIDPPYEIKTDYQAVVTGINEGYKRFATGTYALWYPVVLRAQIKRMIKDLEATGIRKILQIELAVRPDSDQRGMTASGMIVINPPWKLEAQMNNVLPWLHKTLVPAGTGHATVSWIVPE, encoded by the coding sequence ATGCTCAGTTATCGCCACAGCTTTCACGCAGGCAACCACGCCGACGTCCTCAAACACACCGTTCAGAGCCTGATCATCGAATCACTCAAAGAGAAAGAGAAGCCGTTTCTTTATCTGGACACCCACGCGGGCGCGGGCCGCTATCAGCTGAGCGGCGAACACGCCGAGCGTACCGGTGAATATCTGGAAGGGATCGCCCGTATCTGGCAGCAGGACGATCTGCCTACCGAACTGGAACCGTACATTGGAGTGGTGAATCATTTCAACCGCAACGGCCAGCTGCGCTACTACCCGGGCTCGCCATTGATTGCCCGTCAGCTGCTGCGTGAGCAGGACAGCCTGCAGTTGACCGAGTTGCACCCAAGCGATTTCCCGTTGCTGCGTTCTGAGTTCCAGAAAGACAGCCGCGCCCGCGTGGACAAAGCCGATGGCTACCTGCAGCTGAAAGCCAAACTGCCGCCGGTCTCCCGTCGCGGCCTGGTGCTGATCGACCCGCCATACGAAATCAAAACCGACTATCAGGCGGTGGTCACCGGCATTAACGAAGGTTACAAACGTTTTGCGACAGGCACCTACGCCCTGTGGTACCCGGTGGTCCTGCGCGCGCAGATCAAGCGCATGATCAAAGACCTGGAAGCGACCGGCATCCGCAAAATCTTGCAGATTGAGCTGGCCGTCCGTCCGGACAGCGACCAGCGCGGCATGACCGCCTCCGGCATGATTGTCATTAACCCGCCATGGAAGCTCGAAGCGCAGATGAACAACGTTCTGCCATGGCTGCATAAAACGCTGGTACCTGCCGGGACAGGTCACGCCACCGTCAGCTGGATCGTGCCAGAGTAA
- the prlC gene encoding oligopeptidase A: MTNPLLTPFSLPPFSKILPEHVVPAVTQALDNCRAAVESVVAQGGPYTWENLCQPLAEVDDVLGRIFSPVSHLNSVKNSPELREAYEQTLPLLSEYSTWVGQHEGLYKAYRDLRDGDHYAELNTAQKKSVDNALRDFELSGIGLPKEKQVRYGEIAARLSELGNQYSNNVLDATMGWTKLITDEAELAGMPESALAAAKAQAEAKEQEGFLLTLDIPSYLPVMTYCDNQALREEMYRAYSTRASDQGPNAGKWDNSPVMAEILALRHELAQLLGFDSYADKSLATKMAENPQQVLDFLTDLAKRARPQGEKELAQLRAFAKAEFGVDELQPWDIAYYSEKQKQHLYSISDEQLRPYFPENKAVNGLFEVVKRIYGITAKERTDIDVWHPDVRFFELYDEKNELRGSFYLDLYARENKRGGAWMDDCVGQMRKADGSLQKPVAYLTCNFNRPVNGKPALFTHDEVITLFHEFGHGLHHMLTRIETAGVAGISGVPWDAVELPSQFMENWCWEPDALAFISGHYETGEPLPKELLDKMLAAKNYQAAMFILRQLEFGLFDFRLHAEFSPEQGAKILETLAEIKKQVAVIPGPTWGRFPHAFSHIFAGGYAAGYYSYLWADVLAADAFSRFEEEGIFNRETGQSFLDNILTRGGSEEPMELFKRFRGREPQLDAMLEHYGIKG; encoded by the coding sequence ATGACCAATCCATTACTGACGCCTTTTTCGTTGCCACCGTTTTCTAAAATCCTCCCTGAGCATGTGGTTCCAGCCGTTACGCAAGCGCTGGACAACTGCCGCGCGGCGGTAGAAAGCGTGGTCGCGCAGGGCGGGCCTTACACCTGGGAAAATCTGTGTCAGCCGCTGGCCGAAGTGGATGACGTGCTGGGGCGTATCTTCTCCCCGGTAAGCCACCTCAACTCGGTAAAAAACAGCCCGGAGTTGCGTGAAGCCTACGAACAAACCCTGCCGCTGCTCTCCGAGTACAGCACCTGGGTCGGCCAGCACGAAGGGCTCTACAAGGCGTATCGCGATCTGCGCGACGGCGACCACTATGCTGAACTGAACACCGCGCAGAAAAAATCCGTCGATAACGCCCTGCGTGATTTCGAGCTTTCCGGGATTGGCCTGCCAAAAGAGAAGCAGGTTCGCTACGGCGAAATCGCGGCGCGCCTGTCTGAGCTGGGTAACCAGTACAGCAACAACGTGCTCGACGCCACCATGGGCTGGACGAAGCTGATTACCGACGAAGCAGAGCTGGCGGGTATGCCGGAAAGCGCACTGGCGGCGGCAAAAGCCCAGGCCGAAGCGAAAGAGCAGGAAGGTTTCCTGTTAACGCTGGATATCCCAAGCTATCTGCCGGTGATGACCTACTGCGACAACCAGGCATTGCGTGAAGAGATGTACCGCGCCTACAGCACCCGCGCCTCCGATCAGGGGCCGAATGCCGGTAAGTGGGATAACAGCCCGGTGATGGCAGAAATCCTCGCCCTGCGTCACGAGCTGGCACAGCTGCTGGGCTTTGACAGCTACGCGGACAAATCCCTCGCCACCAAAATGGCCGAGAACCCGCAGCAGGTGCTCGATTTCCTGACCGATCTGGCGAAACGCGCCCGTCCTCAGGGTGAAAAAGAGCTGGCCCAGCTGCGCGCCTTCGCCAAAGCGGAGTTCGGCGTGGATGAGCTGCAGCCGTGGGACATCGCGTATTACAGCGAAAAACAGAAGCAGCATCTCTACAGCATCAGCGACGAGCAGCTGCGCCCGTACTTCCCGGAAAACAAAGCCGTTAACGGCCTGTTCGAAGTGGTGAAACGCATCTACGGCATTACCGCCAAAGAGCGTACTGATATCGACGTCTGGCATCCGGACGTGCGCTTCTTCGAATTGTATGACGAGAAAAACGAACTGCGCGGCAGCTTCTACCTCGATCTCTACGCGCGTGAGAACAAGCGCGGCGGGGCGTGGATGGATGACTGCGTCGGCCAGATGCGTAAAGCCGACGGTTCCCTGCAGAAGCCGGTCGCTTACCTGACCTGTAACTTCAACCGCCCGGTCAACGGCAAGCCGGCGCTGTTCACCCACGACGAAGTGATCACCCTGTTCCATGAGTTCGGTCACGGTCTGCACCATATGCTGACCCGCATCGAAACCGCAGGCGTGGCCGGTATTAGCGGTGTGCCGTGGGATGCGGTCGAGCTGCCGAGTCAGTTTATGGAAAACTGGTGCTGGGAGCCGGACGCACTGGCGTTTATCTCCGGCCACTACGAAACCGGCGAACCGCTGCCGAAAGAACTGCTGGATAAAATGCTGGCAGCCAAGAACTACCAGGCGGCAATGTTTATTCTGCGCCAGCTGGAGTTCGGCCTGTTCGACTTCCGCCTGCACGCCGAGTTTAGCCCGGAGCAGGGGGCAAAAATCCTCGAAACCCTGGCTGAGATTAAAAAGCAGGTCGCGGTTATTCCAGGGCCAACCTGGGGTCGCTTCCCGCACGCGTTCAGCCACATCTTCGCGGGCGGCTATGCGGCAGGTTATTACAGCTACCTGTGGGCCGATGTCCTGGCGGCGGATGCTTTCTCTCGCTTTGAAGAAGAGGGGATTTTCAACCGTGAAACCGGTCAGTCGTTCCTCGATAACATCCTGACCCGCGGCGGCTCAGAAGAGCCGATGGAGCTGTTCAAACGCTTCCGTGGCCGCGAGCCGCAGCTGGATGCGATGCTTGAGCATTACGGGATCAAAGGCTGA
- the rsmJ gene encoding 16S rRNA (guanine(1516)-N(2))-methyltransferase RsmJ — translation MKICLVDETGAGDGALSVLAARWGLEHDDDNLMALVMTPEHLELRKRDEPKLGGIFVDFVGGAMAHRRKFGGGRGEAVAKAVGIKGSYLPDVVDATAGLGRDAFVLASVGCRVRMLERNPVVAALLDDGLTRGYADPEIGPWLQERLQLIHASSLTALTDITPRPQVVYLDPMFPHKQKSALVKKEMRVFQSLVGPDLDADGLLEPARQLATKRVVVKRPDYAPPLADVATTNAVTTKGHRFDIYSGTPE, via the coding sequence GTGAAGATCTGCTTAGTGGATGAAACAGGCGCCGGAGACGGCGCCTTATCTGTTCTGGCCGCCCGTTGGGGGCTGGAGCATGATGATGACAACCTGATGGCGCTGGTGATGACGCCAGAGCATCTCGAATTACGTAAACGCGACGAACCGAAACTCGGCGGGATTTTTGTCGATTTTGTCGGGGGCGCGATGGCGCACCGGCGCAAGTTTGGCGGCGGCCGCGGTGAGGCTGTTGCAAAAGCCGTCGGCATCAAAGGGAGCTATCTTCCGGATGTGGTGGATGCCACGGCGGGGCTGGGGCGCGATGCGTTTGTGCTGGCGTCTGTCGGCTGCCGCGTGCGGATGCTGGAGCGCAACCCGGTGGTGGCCGCGTTGCTGGATGACGGCCTGACCCGTGGTTACGCGGACCCGGAAATCGGCCCGTGGTTGCAGGAACGTTTACAGCTGATCCACGCCTCCAGCCTGACGGCGTTGACCGATATCACCCCGCGCCCGCAGGTGGTCTATCTCGATCCGATGTTCCCGCATAAGCAGAAAAGCGCGCTGGTGAAAAAAGAGATGCGGGTGTTTCAGTCGCTGGTGGGGCCAGATCTGGATGCGGACGGCCTGCTTGAGCCTGCCCGTCAGCTTGCAACGAAGCGGGTGGTGGTGAAACGCCCGGACTACGCGCCGCCGCTGGCGGACGTTGCGACGACCAACGCGGTGACCACCAAAGGGCACCGGTTTGATATTTATTCGGGTACGCCGGAATAA
- the uspA gene encoding universal stress protein UspA produces MAYKHILIAVDLSPESKVLVDKAVSMARPYNAKVSLIHVDVNYSDLYTGLIDVNLGDMQKRISEETHHALSELSTNAGYPITETLSGSGDLGQVLVDAIKKYDMDLVVCGHHQDFWSKLMSSARQLINTVHVDMLIVPLRDEEDE; encoded by the coding sequence ATGGCTTACAAACACATTCTCATCGCGGTAGACCTCTCCCCGGAGAGCAAAGTGCTGGTTGATAAAGCAGTATCCATGGCACGCCCTTACAACGCGAAAGTTTCGCTGATTCACGTTGATGTGAATTACTCCGACCTTTATACCGGTCTGATCGACGTGAATCTCGGCGATATGCAAAAACGCATCTCCGAAGAGACACACCACGCCCTGAGCGAGCTGTCCACCAACGCAGGTTACCCGATCACTGAAACCTTAAGCGGTAGCGGCGATCTGGGCCAGGTGCTGGTCGATGCGATTAAGAAATACGATATGGACCTGGTGGTTTGCGGTCATCACCAGGACTTCTGGAGCAAGCTGATGTCCTCAGCGCGTCAGCTGATCAACACCGTTCACGTGGATATGCTGATTGTTCCGCTGCGTGACGAAGAAGACGAGTAA